In Carassius carassius chromosome 7, fCarCar2.1, whole genome shotgun sequence, one genomic interval encodes:
- the LOC132143523 gene encoding ADP/ATP translocase 1, which translates to MSDAVISFLKDFLAGGVAAAISKTAVAPIERVKLLLQVQHASKQITVDKQYKGIIDCVVRIPKEQGFLSFWRGNLANVIRYFPTQALNFAFKDKYKTIFLGGVNQKTQFWRYFAGNLASGGAAGATSLCFVYPLDFARTRLAADIGKGAAEREFTGLGNCLAKIYKSDGLRGLYLGFNVSVQGIIIYRAAYFGVYDTAKGMLPDPKNTHIVISWMIAQTVTAAAGIISYPFDTVRRRMMMQSGRKGADIMYKGTIDCWKKITKDEGTKAFFKGAWSNVLRGMGGAFVLVLYDEIKKFT; encoded by the exons ATGTCTGACGCGGTGATCAGCTTCTTGAAGGATTTCTTGGCCGGTGGTGTGGCCGCTGCCATCTCCAAGACAGCTGTGGCCCCCATTGAAAGAGTCAAACTGTTATTGCAG GTCCAGCATGCCAGCAAACAGATCACAGTTGACAAACAGTACAAAGGGATCATCGACTGTGTAGTGAGAATTCCCAAAGAGCAGGGATTCCTGTCTTTCTGGAGAGGCAACCTCGCCAACGTCATCAGATACTTCCCCACACAAGCCCTCAACTTTGCCTTCAAGGACAAGTACAAGACGATCTTCCTTGGAGGAGTGAACCAGAAGACCCAGTTCTGGCGTTACTTTGCTGGTAACCTGGCCTCTGGTGGTGCTGCCGGTGCCACCTCTCTGTGCTTTGTCTACCCTCTCGATTTCGCCAGAACAAGGCTTGCTGCTGATATCGGCAAAGGTGCAGCGGAGAGAGAGTTTACTGGTCTTGGGAACTGCCTTGCCAAGATTTACAAGTCTGATGGTCTTAGGGGTCTCTACCTTGGCTTCAACGTTTCTGTCCAGGGCATTATTATCTACAGAGCTGCGTACTTTGGTGTCTATGATACAGCTAAAG GTATGCTCCCAGACCCCAAGAACACGCACATTGTCATCAGCTGGATGATTGCCCAGACTGTCACAGCTGCTGCTGGTATCATTTCATATCCCTTCGACACCGTCAGACGTCGTATGATGATGCAGTCTGGACGCAAAGGAG CTGACATCATGTACAAGGGCACAATCGACTGTTGGAAGAAGATCACCAAGGATGAGGGAACCAAAGCTTTCTTCAAGGGTGCCTGGTCTAACGTGCTCAGAGGCATGGGTGGTGCTTTTGTGCTGGTCCTGTATGACGAGATCAAGAAGTTCACATAA